The following coding sequences lie in one Arthrobacter sp. SLBN-122 genomic window:
- a CDS encoding NUDIX hydrolase, translated as MSAREDLAGLVRRAESGTAGPPDPRWAALTVDAARARRAAVLMLFGVLDDVPAASGKPLAPADLDVLLLERAHTLGSHPGQVAFPGGSIDPGETPVAAALREAEEETGLDAGGVEVLGTLQDLGLAHSNFLVTPVLGWWHSPSPVRVVDYGESAQVFRVPVRDLLDPDNRVMATVHRAGRTFDSPAFTVNGMVVWGFTGIVLSGLFDQLGWSVPWDRTRLHPIGV; from the coding sequence GTGAGCGCACGCGAAGACCTGGCCGGCCTGGTCCGGCGGGCGGAATCCGGAACGGCCGGCCCGCCTGATCCACGCTGGGCCGCGCTGACCGTTGATGCCGCCCGTGCCCGCAGGGCAGCCGTCCTGATGCTCTTCGGCGTGCTTGATGATGTCCCGGCAGCGTCCGGCAAACCGCTGGCGCCGGCGGACCTGGACGTCCTGCTCCTGGAGCGCGCCCACACCCTGGGCTCGCATCCCGGGCAGGTGGCGTTTCCCGGCGGCAGCATCGACCCGGGCGAAACGCCGGTGGCGGCTGCCCTGCGGGAAGCCGAGGAGGAAACCGGGCTGGACGCAGGCGGGGTGGAAGTCCTGGGCACGCTCCAGGACCTGGGCCTGGCCCACAGCAACTTCCTGGTGACGCCCGTGCTCGGGTGGTGGCATTCGCCGTCGCCGGTCCGGGTGGTGGACTACGGCGAGTCAGCGCAGGTGTTCCGCGTCCCGGTCAGGGACCTCCTGGACCCGGACAACAGGGTCATGGCCACCGTCCACCGGGCGGGCCGCACGTTTGACAGCCCTGCCTTCACCGTCAACGGCATGGTGGTGTGGGGATTCACCGGCATTGTCCTGAGCGGCCTCTTCGACCAGCTCGGCTGGTCCGTCCCGTGGGACCGCACCAGGCTGCACCCGATAGGGGTCTAG
- the nth gene encoding endonuclease III, which translates to MPVVSSESVLALKRRARRIHRALAEKYPYAHAELDFRNPFELLVATVLSAQTTDVTVNQVTKVLFARWPNARALAEADPTELETILKPTGFFRAKASNVRALCTRLVDDFDGEVPGRMEDLVTLPGVGRKTANVVLANAFGIPGISVDTHFARLAKRFGWTQSEDPVQIEQDVAELFERRDWTMLSHRVIFHGRRVCHARKPACGACPVANWCPSYGLGETDPGKAAKLLKYELAPGSEALLEQYLSEQHRAAEIRMASQTRTS; encoded by the coding sequence ATGCCCGTGGTCTCGTCCGAATCCGTCCTGGCGCTGAAGCGGCGGGCACGGCGCATCCACCGGGCCCTGGCCGAAAAGTATCCGTACGCCCATGCGGAACTGGACTTCCGCAACCCGTTCGAACTGTTGGTGGCCACCGTGCTGTCCGCCCAGACCACCGACGTCACGGTCAACCAGGTCACCAAGGTGCTGTTCGCGCGCTGGCCCAATGCCCGGGCCTTGGCTGAGGCCGACCCCACGGAGCTGGAAACCATCCTCAAGCCCACCGGGTTCTTCCGCGCCAAAGCGAGTAACGTCCGTGCGTTGTGTACGCGCCTGGTGGACGACTTTGATGGCGAAGTCCCGGGGCGGATGGAGGATCTGGTCACGTTGCCCGGCGTGGGCCGCAAGACCGCCAACGTGGTGCTCGCCAACGCCTTCGGCATCCCGGGCATCTCCGTGGACACGCACTTCGCCCGGCTCGCCAAACGGTTTGGCTGGACCCAGTCCGAGGACCCGGTGCAGATCGAACAGGACGTGGCGGAACTGTTTGAGCGCAGGGACTGGACCATGCTGTCCCACCGGGTGATCTTCCACGGCCGCCGCGTCTGCCACGCCCGGAAGCCCGCCTGCGGGGCCTGTCCGGTCGCCAACTGGTGCCCCAGTTACGGGCTGGGGGAGACCGACCCCGGCAAGGCGGCCAAGCTCCTTAAATATGAACTTGCACCCGGCAGCGAGGCACTGCTGGAGCAGTACCTGTCGGAACAGCACCGGGCCGCGGAGATCCGGATGGCTTCCCAGACGAGGACTTCGTGA